The following coding sequences lie in one Primulina huaijiensis isolate GDHJ02 chromosome 2, ASM1229523v2, whole genome shotgun sequence genomic window:
- the LOC140971510 gene encoding uncharacterized protein isoform X3, giving the protein MFPITFPALVPGLFPPQQDQEQMNRGPGLYAVPVLPFMQPIIGFPSNTLIPFTYNIPTERSLPEMREMGGEQVQGVEQQQQEAGPQRQVVVRRFQIAIHIDVLLILKLAAVIFLFNQDGSRQRLTLLVFLASLVYLYQTGALAPVIRWLSQGMRRAAAPPQPPRAGVQADNIPAGAAHGNENAGMAEEQLEGEDENQLANDGNRVIEDENAAEAGQGEVANRWWVIVKEIQMIVFGFITSLLPGFHDVD; this is encoded by the exons ATGTTTCCAATAACGTTCCCTGCGCTAGTCCCAGGGTTATTCCCTCCTCAGCAGGACCAGGAGCAGATGAATCGCGGGCCTGGCCTATATGCTGTTCCAGTTCTTCCATTTATGCAACCTATCATCGGGTTTCCTTCCAACACTCTCATCCCCTTTACATACAATATACCTAC GGAACGTAGTTTGCCAGAGATGAGAGAGATGGGCGGAGAGCAAGTACAAGGTGTGGAGCAACAGCAACAAGAGGCTGGACCTCAAAGACAAGTTGTTGTTCGGAGGTTTCAAATTGCCATCCACATTGATGTATTGCTAATTTTGAAGCTGGCAGcagtaatttttttgtttaaccAAGATGGATCTAGACAGAGACTTACTCTCCTTGTATTTTTGGCTTCTCTTGTTTACCT TTACCAAACCGGAGCCCTTGCACCAGTGATTAGGTGGCTTTCTCAAGGAATGAGAAGGGCAGCTGCACCTCCCCAGCCGCCCAGGGCAGGCGTGCAGGCAGACAATATACCTGCAGGGGCAGCACATGGAAATGAAAATGCTGGCATGGCAG AGGAGCAACTTGAAGGTGAGGATGAGAATCAACTTGCCAACGATGGGAATAGGGTTATCGAGGATGAGAATGCGGCAGAAGCGGGCCAAGGGGAGGTTGCTAACCGTTGGTGGGTGATTGTAAAGGAAATACAAATGATTGTGTTTGGTTTCATTACTTCACTTCTTCCTGGCTTTCACGATGTAGATTAG
- the LOC140961460 gene encoding defensin-like protein 1, translated as MAKSPFISFNIFFAVFFCFILLASNEMQRAEAAIKLCSRLSQTWTGICFKTENCNKQCRSWERAQHGACHRRGIGFACFCYFNC; from the exons ATGGCTAAATCTCCATTTATAAGCTTCAACATTTTCTTTGCTGTCTTTTTTTGCTTTATCCTCTTAGCATCAAATG AGATGCAAAGGGCAGAGGCGGCCATCAAACTGTGCTCGAGGTTGAGCCAAACATGGACCGGAATTTGTTTCAAAACGGAGAATTGTAACAAACAATGCAGGAGCTGGGAAAGGGCTCAGCATGGAGCTTGCCACCGGAGGGGTATAGGCTTCGCTTGCTTCTGCTACTTTAATTGCTGA
- the LOC140971510 gene encoding uncharacterized protein isoform X1: MSLFPPSMDIHICHYVFAIKKQSVITPLNAEAKYYFVPTVGGLKSQNGNVPMFPITFPALVPGLFPPQQDQEQMNRGPGLYAVPVLPFMQPIIGFPSNTLIPFTYNIPTERSLPEMREMGGEQVQGVEQQQQEAGPQRQVVVRRFQIAIHIDVLLILKLAAVIFLFNQDGSRQRLTLLVFLASLVYLYQTGALAPVIRWLSQGMRRAAAPPQPPRAGVQADNIPAGAAHGNENAGMAEEQLEGEDENQLANDGNRVIEDENAAEAGQGEVANRWWVIVKEIQMIVFGFITSLLPGFHDVD, translated from the exons ATGTCTCTTTTTCCTCCAAGCATGGATATCCACATCTGTCATTATGTGTTTGCGATCAAGAAGCAATCTGTGATTACACCCTTGAATGCAGAAgctaaatattatttt GTACCAACCGTTGGTGGCTTAAAATCTCAAAATGGAAATGTTCCAATGTTTCCAATAACGTTCCCTGCGCTAGTCCCAGGGTTATTCCCTCCTCAGCAGGACCAGGAGCAGATGAATCGCGGGCCTGGCCTATATGCTGTTCCAGTTCTTCCATTTATGCAACCTATCATCGGGTTTCCTTCCAACACTCTCATCCCCTTTACATACAATATACCTAC GGAACGTAGTTTGCCAGAGATGAGAGAGATGGGCGGAGAGCAAGTACAAGGTGTGGAGCAACAGCAACAAGAGGCTGGACCTCAAAGACAAGTTGTTGTTCGGAGGTTTCAAATTGCCATCCACATTGATGTATTGCTAATTTTGAAGCTGGCAGcagtaatttttttgtttaaccAAGATGGATCTAGACAGAGACTTACTCTCCTTGTATTTTTGGCTTCTCTTGTTTACCT TTACCAAACCGGAGCCCTTGCACCAGTGATTAGGTGGCTTTCTCAAGGAATGAGAAGGGCAGCTGCACCTCCCCAGCCGCCCAGGGCAGGCGTGCAGGCAGACAATATACCTGCAGGGGCAGCACATGGAAATGAAAATGCTGGCATGGCAG AGGAGCAACTTGAAGGTGAGGATGAGAATCAACTTGCCAACGATGGGAATAGGGTTATCGAGGATGAGAATGCGGCAGAAGCGGGCCAAGGGGAGGTTGCTAACCGTTGGTGGGTGATTGTAAAGGAAATACAAATGATTGTGTTTGGTTTCATTACTTCACTTCTTCCTGGCTTTCACGATGTAGATTAG
- the LOC140971510 gene encoding uncharacterized protein isoform X2, translated as MAEGHESQSSTLASDQDSADKKTQVPTVGGLKSQNGNVPMFPITFPALVPGLFPPQQDQEQMNRGPGLYAVPVLPFMQPIIGFPSNTLIPFTYNIPTERSLPEMREMGGEQVQGVEQQQQEAGPQRQVVVRRFQIAIHIDVLLILKLAAVIFLFNQDGSRQRLTLLVFLASLVYLYQTGALAPVIRWLSQGMRRAAAPPQPPRAGVQADNIPAGAAHGNENAGMAEEQLEGEDENQLANDGNRVIEDENAAEAGQGEVANRWWVIVKEIQMIVFGFITSLLPGFHDVD; from the exons ATGGCGGAAGGGCACGAATCCCAGTCTTCAACGCTGGCTTCCGATCAAGACTCCGCGGACAAGAAAACCCAG GTACCAACCGTTGGTGGCTTAAAATCTCAAAATGGAAATGTTCCAATGTTTCCAATAACGTTCCCTGCGCTAGTCCCAGGGTTATTCCCTCCTCAGCAGGACCAGGAGCAGATGAATCGCGGGCCTGGCCTATATGCTGTTCCAGTTCTTCCATTTATGCAACCTATCATCGGGTTTCCTTCCAACACTCTCATCCCCTTTACATACAATATACCTAC GGAACGTAGTTTGCCAGAGATGAGAGAGATGGGCGGAGAGCAAGTACAAGGTGTGGAGCAACAGCAACAAGAGGCTGGACCTCAAAGACAAGTTGTTGTTCGGAGGTTTCAAATTGCCATCCACATTGATGTATTGCTAATTTTGAAGCTGGCAGcagtaatttttttgtttaaccAAGATGGATCTAGACAGAGACTTACTCTCCTTGTATTTTTGGCTTCTCTTGTTTACCT TTACCAAACCGGAGCCCTTGCACCAGTGATTAGGTGGCTTTCTCAAGGAATGAGAAGGGCAGCTGCACCTCCCCAGCCGCCCAGGGCAGGCGTGCAGGCAGACAATATACCTGCAGGGGCAGCACATGGAAATGAAAATGCTGGCATGGCAG AGGAGCAACTTGAAGGTGAGGATGAGAATCAACTTGCCAACGATGGGAATAGGGTTATCGAGGATGAGAATGCGGCAGAAGCGGGCCAAGGGGAGGTTGCTAACCGTTGGTGGGTGATTGTAAAGGAAATACAAATGATTGTGTTTGGTTTCATTACTTCACTTCTTCCTGGCTTTCACGATGTAGATTAG
- the LOC140971506 gene encoding dihydrolipoyllysine-residue succinyltransferase component of 2-oxoglutarate dehydrogenase complex 1, mitochondrial-like isoform X3: MLGVLRRKAASGASSTKVLGVSLGKLRPAAFTSRTCSALSEEVVYSNRGVGHVQSYSCLPLAGHVINLTSKREAVSCLQQPVTLQIWSRPFCSNSGGDLVDAVVPYMGESITDGTLATFLKKPGDRVEVDEPIAQVETDKVTIDVSSPEAGVIQKLIAKEGDTVEPGTKIAIISKSAEGATHVAPSDDKSSDKAAPPPSPAKDKKEESKPKEEPKPKEEPKPVLEKPKGSSPPPSKASAMELQLPPKERERRVPMTRLRKRVATRLKDSQNTFALLTTFNEVDMTNLMKLRSDYKDTFLEKHGVKLGLMSGFVKAAISALQKQPIVNAVIDGDDIIYRDYVDISIAVGTPKGLVVPVLRNAERMDFAEVEKAINTLGKKANDGTISIDEMAGGTFTISNGGVYGSLLSTPIINPPQSAILGMHSIVNRPMVVGGNIVPRPMMYIALTYDHRLIDGREAVFFLRRIKDVVEDPRRLLLDV; the protein is encoded by the exons ATGTTGGGTGTTTTAAGGCGGAAAGCCGCGTCAGGTGCCTCGTCTACTAAG GTTTTAGGGGTGTCGTTGGGTAAACTTAGGCCGGCTGCTTTTACATCAAGAACTTGCTCCGCCCTCTCAGAGGAG GTCGTATATTCCAACAGGGGAGTTGGCCATGTTCAAAGTTATTCTTGCCTCCCTTTGGCTG GACACGTAATTAATTTGACTTCGAAAAG GGAAGCTGTTAGCTGTCTTCAGCAACCTGTCACCTTGCAAATCTGGAGCAGGCCATTCTGTTCAAACAGTG GAGGAGATCTTGTTGATGCTGTTGTCCCGTACATGGGTGAATCGATAACTGATGGCACATTAGCAACATTCTTAAAAA AACCTGGGGACAGAGTAGAAGTTGATGAGCCCATTGCTCAGGTCGAAACAGACAAG GTCACTATTGATGTCAGTAGTCCTGAAGCAGGTGTGATCCAAAAG CTCATAGCTAAGGAAGGAGATACTGTGGAACCTGGCACCAAGATCGcaattatatcaaaatctgcTGAAGGTGCAACACACGTAGCACCTTCTGATGATAAGTCATCTGACAAAGCTGCTCCACCACCATCTCCTGCTAAAGATAAAAAGGAGGAGTCAAAGCCCAAAGAGGAACCAAAGCCCAAAGAGGAACCAAAGCCTGTATTAGAAAAGCCTAAAGGAAGTTCTCCACCACCTTCCAAAGCCTCAGCGATGGAACTCCAGCTCCCCCCTAAAGAAAGGGAAAGACGA GTTCCTATGACAAGGCTAAGAAAACGGGTTGCCACACGATTGAAAGATTCCCAGAACACATTTGCGTTGTTGACAACATTCAATGAAGTTGACAT GACTAATTTGATGAAACTTCGTTCCGATTACAAAGACACTTTTCTTGAGAAACATGGAGTAAAGCTGGGATTGATGTCAGGATTTGTGAAA GCAGCTATCAGTGCCTTGCAGAAGCAGCCAATAGTGAATGCCGTTATCGATGGCGATGATATAATTTATAGAGACTATGTCGATATCAGTATTGCTGTTGGTACCCCAAAG GGTCTTGTTGTTCCCGTTCTCCGCAATGCCGAAAGAATGGATTTCGCTGAAGTCGAGAAGGCAATTAACACTCTTGGGAAGAAAGCAAATGATGGCACCATCTCCATAGATGAAATGGCTGGGGGCACATTTACAATTTCCAATGGTGGCGTCTATGGAAGCCTTTTAAGTACTCCCATCATCAATCCTCCTCAG TCTGCAATCCTCGGAATGCACTCAATTGTGAACCGTCCCATGGTTGTTGGAGGTAACATTGTACCAAGACCAATGATGTACATTGCGCTGACATATGACCACCGGCTTATTGATGGGAGAGAGGCAGTGTTCTTTTTGAGAAGAATTAAAGACGTTGTGGAGGATCCACGTAGGCTGCTGTTGGACGTATGA
- the LOC140971507 gene encoding LOW QUALITY PROTEIN: putative clathrin assembly protein At5g57200 (The sequence of the model RefSeq protein was modified relative to this genomic sequence to represent the inferred CDS: inserted 1 base in 1 codon) produces the protein MEKERNKQTNKQRTSWFFANVLPENITWFKEEERKNKSSPLLSLDLSSSSVDHHGFLSMESFRKAYGALKDSTKVGLAKVNSDFKDLDISIVKATNHVERPPKERYVRKIFAAVSVSRPRADVAYCIHVLSKRLLKTRNWIVAVKTLIVFHRTLREADPSFREEVSCYSQSGPLFQVSSFRDGSSALAWDCSAWIRTYCLFLEERLECFQTMNCDIEXNKVAKSLVGGSKANNKTQILSAKQLLRKLPTLQQLLYRLVGCQPGRAASRNFLIQNAFALVLKESFKIYRAINDGIINLLETFFEMPKQDAVRALDIYKRAGKQAELLADFYGFCRTLDLARTFQFPILTQPPPSFLATMEDYVKEAIQIGSVLSNKQLEQQKTEEVQKKPVNPAQKEVKEQGENKENNIETPEKLEPIKEEKILPKISAEEPVDLLGLNEENPKAVEFDQSNALTLAIVQPGHSGDSTNNSSANLRKNSGWELALVKSPSSANQPQVLETKMGGGFNMLLLDSLYEDEASRRQMQMHSSGYSTGQGYEISPQNPFSLHDPFAMSNNLVPMRNMHDQQMMFHHHQQQHMMFHQQHMMMVPYNPYAGQYYQQQIPQMGNPNPFGDHLYYPPNANGSRALL, from the exons ATggagaaagaaagaaacaaacaaacaaacaaacaaaggaCCTCTTGGTTTTTTGCTAATGTTTTACCTGAAAATATAACATGGTTTAAAGAAGAAGAGAGGAAGAACAAATCGAGTCCCCTCCTCTCTCTTGATCTCTCCTCTTCTTCTGTTGATCATCACGGATTTCTATCAATGGAAAGCTTTCGAAAAGCTTATGGGGCGCTCAAGGACTCCACGAAGGTGGGCCTTGCCAAGGTCAATAGTGATTTCAAG GATTTGGATATTTCGATTGTCAAAGCCACGAATCACGTTGAACGTCCTCCAAAGGAACGATATGTTAGAA AGATCTTTGCAGCAGTATCTGTGTCACGCCCAAGAGCAGATGTTGCCTATTGCATTCATGTACTTTCAAAAAGATTGTTGAAAACGCGTAACTGGATT GTGGCTGTAAAAACTTTGATCGTTTTTCATCGAACGTTACGAGAGGCGGATCCTAGCTTCAGAGAAGAAGTATCGTGCTACTCACAAAGTGGACCTTTGTTTCAAGTTTCCAGTTTCAGAGATGGATCAAGTGCTTTAg CTTGGGATTGCTCGGCCTGGATCCGAACATACTGCCTCTTTCTTGAAGAAAGACTAGAATGTTTTCAAACCATGAACTGTGATATCG TCAATAAGGTAGCAAAATCATTAGTTGGAGGATCCAAG GCAAATAATAAAACACAGATCTTGAGTGCTAAACAACTGTTGAGGAAGCTACCAACATTGCAACAGCTTCTGTATCGACTTGTTGGTTGTCAG CCGGGACGAGCAGCCAGCCGCAACTTTCTCATCCAGAACGCCTTTGCATTAGTTTTGAAAGAGAGCTTTAAAATTTATCGAGCCATTAACGATGGAATCATAAATCTTCTTGAGAcg TTTTTTGAAATGCCTAAACAAGATGCAGTGAGGGCTCTTGATATTTACAAAAGAGCTGGAAAACAG GCCGAACTTCTAGCCGATTTTTATGGTTTCTGCAGAACGTTGGATCTTGCCCGGACCTTCCAGTTTCCAATATTGACACAG CCTCCGCCGTCGTTTCTTGCAACAATGGAAGATTATGTAAAGGAAGCAATTCAGATAGGTTCTGTGTTGTCAAATAAACAGCTG GAGCAACAAAAAACAGAAGAAGTGCAGAAAAAACCTGTAAACCCTGCTCAGAAAGAGGTCAAGGAACAAGGTGAAAACAAGGAAAACAATATTGAAACACCAGAGAAACTTGAGCCtattaaagaagaaaaaatcCTGCCAAAAATATCAGCTGAAGAACCTGTTGATCTTCTG GGATTGAATGAGGAGAACCCGAAGGCCGTCGAATTCGACCAAAGCAATGCATTAACCCTTGCCATTGTTCAGCCAGGTCATT CTGGCGACTCAACTAATAACTCATCGGCCAACCTCAGGAAGAATTCTGGATGGGAATTGGCTCTAGTTAAAAGCCCAAGCAGTGCAAACCAACCCCAAGTTCTGGAAACTAAAATG GGCGGAGGATTCAACATGCTCTTACTCGATAGCCTATACGAAGATGAAGCTTCCCGGAGACAAATGCAGATGCATAGTTCAGGATACAGCACAGGCCAAGGATACGAAATCTCACCACAAAATCCATTCAGTTTACACGACCCTTTCGCCATGTCGAACAACCTTGTCCCAATGAGAAACATGCATGATCAGCAGATGATGTTTCATCATCATCAGCAGCAGCATATGATGTTTCATCAGCAGCATATGATGATGGTACCCTATAATCCATATGCGGGTCAATATTATCAGCAACAAATACCACAGATGGGGAATCCAAATCCATTTGGTGATCACTTGTATTATCCACCGAATGCAAATGGAAGCCGTGCATTACTTTAG
- the LOC140971506 gene encoding dihydrolipoyllysine-residue succinyltransferase component of 2-oxoglutarate dehydrogenase complex 1, mitochondrial-like isoform X1 — protein sequence MVLKVIIERSRRRAIDFFIREDLKHLEGLLLFQVVKVRSVMLGVLRRKAASGASSTKVLGVSLGKLRPAAFTSRTCSALSEEVVYSNRGVGHVQSYSCLPLAGHVINLTSKREAVSCLQQPVTLQIWSRPFCSNSGGDLVDAVVPYMGESITDGTLATFLKKPGDRVEVDEPIAQVETDKVTIDVSSPEAGVIQKLIAKEGDTVEPGTKIAIISKSAEGATHVAPSDDKSSDKAAPPPSPAKDKKEESKPKEEPKPKEEPKPVLEKPKGSSPPPSKASAMELQLPPKERERRVPMTRLRKRVATRLKDSQNTFALLTTFNEVDMTNLMKLRSDYKDTFLEKHGVKLGLMSGFVKAAISALQKQPIVNAVIDGDDIIYRDYVDISIAVGTPKGLVVPVLRNAERMDFAEVEKAINTLGKKANDGTISIDEMAGGTFTISNGGVYGSLLSTPIINPPQSAILGMHSIVNRPMVVGGNIVPRPMMYIALTYDHRLIDGREAVFFLRRIKDVVEDPRRLLLDV from the exons ATGGTATTGAAGGTAATAATAGAACGAAGCCGGAGGCGTGCAATTGATTTCTTTATTCGCGAAGATCTCAAACATCTGGAAGGACTATTACTTTTCCAG GTGGTAAAAGTCAGAAGCGTGATGTTGGGTGTTTTAAGGCGGAAAGCCGCGTCAGGTGCCTCGTCTACTAAG GTTTTAGGGGTGTCGTTGGGTAAACTTAGGCCGGCTGCTTTTACATCAAGAACTTGCTCCGCCCTCTCAGAGGAG GTCGTATATTCCAACAGGGGAGTTGGCCATGTTCAAAGTTATTCTTGCCTCCCTTTGGCTG GACACGTAATTAATTTGACTTCGAAAAG GGAAGCTGTTAGCTGTCTTCAGCAACCTGTCACCTTGCAAATCTGGAGCAGGCCATTCTGTTCAAACAGTG GAGGAGATCTTGTTGATGCTGTTGTCCCGTACATGGGTGAATCGATAACTGATGGCACATTAGCAACATTCTTAAAAA AACCTGGGGACAGAGTAGAAGTTGATGAGCCCATTGCTCAGGTCGAAACAGACAAG GTCACTATTGATGTCAGTAGTCCTGAAGCAGGTGTGATCCAAAAG CTCATAGCTAAGGAAGGAGATACTGTGGAACCTGGCACCAAGATCGcaattatatcaaaatctgcTGAAGGTGCAACACACGTAGCACCTTCTGATGATAAGTCATCTGACAAAGCTGCTCCACCACCATCTCCTGCTAAAGATAAAAAGGAGGAGTCAAAGCCCAAAGAGGAACCAAAGCCCAAAGAGGAACCAAAGCCTGTATTAGAAAAGCCTAAAGGAAGTTCTCCACCACCTTCCAAAGCCTCAGCGATGGAACTCCAGCTCCCCCCTAAAGAAAGGGAAAGACGA GTTCCTATGACAAGGCTAAGAAAACGGGTTGCCACACGATTGAAAGATTCCCAGAACACATTTGCGTTGTTGACAACATTCAATGAAGTTGACAT GACTAATTTGATGAAACTTCGTTCCGATTACAAAGACACTTTTCTTGAGAAACATGGAGTAAAGCTGGGATTGATGTCAGGATTTGTGAAA GCAGCTATCAGTGCCTTGCAGAAGCAGCCAATAGTGAATGCCGTTATCGATGGCGATGATATAATTTATAGAGACTATGTCGATATCAGTATTGCTGTTGGTACCCCAAAG GGTCTTGTTGTTCCCGTTCTCCGCAATGCCGAAAGAATGGATTTCGCTGAAGTCGAGAAGGCAATTAACACTCTTGGGAAGAAAGCAAATGATGGCACCATCTCCATAGATGAAATGGCTGGGGGCACATTTACAATTTCCAATGGTGGCGTCTATGGAAGCCTTTTAAGTACTCCCATCATCAATCCTCCTCAG TCTGCAATCCTCGGAATGCACTCAATTGTGAACCGTCCCATGGTTGTTGGAGGTAACATTGTACCAAGACCAATGATGTACATTGCGCTGACATATGACCACCGGCTTATTGATGGGAGAGAGGCAGTGTTCTTTTTGAGAAGAATTAAAGACGTTGTGGAGGATCCACGTAGGCTGCTGTTGGACGTATGA
- the LOC140971506 gene encoding dihydrolipoyllysine-residue succinyltransferase component of 2-oxoglutarate dehydrogenase complex 1, mitochondrial-like isoform X2 has product MVLKVIIERSRRRAIDFFIREDLKHLEGLLLFQVVKVRSVMLGVLRRKAASGASSTKVLGVSLGKLRPAAFTSRTCSALSEEVVYSNRGVGHVQSYSCLPLAGHVINLTSKREAVSCLQQPVTLQIWSRPFCSNRGDLVDAVVPYMGESITDGTLATFLKKPGDRVEVDEPIAQVETDKVTIDVSSPEAGVIQKLIAKEGDTVEPGTKIAIISKSAEGATHVAPSDDKSSDKAAPPPSPAKDKKEESKPKEEPKPKEEPKPVLEKPKGSSPPPSKASAMELQLPPKERERRVPMTRLRKRVATRLKDSQNTFALLTTFNEVDMTNLMKLRSDYKDTFLEKHGVKLGLMSGFVKAAISALQKQPIVNAVIDGDDIIYRDYVDISIAVGTPKGLVVPVLRNAERMDFAEVEKAINTLGKKANDGTISIDEMAGGTFTISNGGVYGSLLSTPIINPPQSAILGMHSIVNRPMVVGGNIVPRPMMYIALTYDHRLIDGREAVFFLRRIKDVVEDPRRLLLDV; this is encoded by the exons ATGGTATTGAAGGTAATAATAGAACGAAGCCGGAGGCGTGCAATTGATTTCTTTATTCGCGAAGATCTCAAACATCTGGAAGGACTATTACTTTTCCAG GTGGTAAAAGTCAGAAGCGTGATGTTGGGTGTTTTAAGGCGGAAAGCCGCGTCAGGTGCCTCGTCTACTAAG GTTTTAGGGGTGTCGTTGGGTAAACTTAGGCCGGCTGCTTTTACATCAAGAACTTGCTCCGCCCTCTCAGAGGAG GTCGTATATTCCAACAGGGGAGTTGGCCATGTTCAAAGTTATTCTTGCCTCCCTTTGGCTG GACACGTAATTAATTTGACTTCGAAAAG GGAAGCTGTTAGCTGTCTTCAGCAACCTGTCACCTTGCAAATCTGGAGCAGGCCATTCTGTTCAAACA GAGGAGATCTTGTTGATGCTGTTGTCCCGTACATGGGTGAATCGATAACTGATGGCACATTAGCAACATTCTTAAAAA AACCTGGGGACAGAGTAGAAGTTGATGAGCCCATTGCTCAGGTCGAAACAGACAAG GTCACTATTGATGTCAGTAGTCCTGAAGCAGGTGTGATCCAAAAG CTCATAGCTAAGGAAGGAGATACTGTGGAACCTGGCACCAAGATCGcaattatatcaaaatctgcTGAAGGTGCAACACACGTAGCACCTTCTGATGATAAGTCATCTGACAAAGCTGCTCCACCACCATCTCCTGCTAAAGATAAAAAGGAGGAGTCAAAGCCCAAAGAGGAACCAAAGCCCAAAGAGGAACCAAAGCCTGTATTAGAAAAGCCTAAAGGAAGTTCTCCACCACCTTCCAAAGCCTCAGCGATGGAACTCCAGCTCCCCCCTAAAGAAAGGGAAAGACGA GTTCCTATGACAAGGCTAAGAAAACGGGTTGCCACACGATTGAAAGATTCCCAGAACACATTTGCGTTGTTGACAACATTCAATGAAGTTGACAT GACTAATTTGATGAAACTTCGTTCCGATTACAAAGACACTTTTCTTGAGAAACATGGAGTAAAGCTGGGATTGATGTCAGGATTTGTGAAA GCAGCTATCAGTGCCTTGCAGAAGCAGCCAATAGTGAATGCCGTTATCGATGGCGATGATATAATTTATAGAGACTATGTCGATATCAGTATTGCTGTTGGTACCCCAAAG GGTCTTGTTGTTCCCGTTCTCCGCAATGCCGAAAGAATGGATTTCGCTGAAGTCGAGAAGGCAATTAACACTCTTGGGAAGAAAGCAAATGATGGCACCATCTCCATAGATGAAATGGCTGGGGGCACATTTACAATTTCCAATGGTGGCGTCTATGGAAGCCTTTTAAGTACTCCCATCATCAATCCTCCTCAG TCTGCAATCCTCGGAATGCACTCAATTGTGAACCGTCCCATGGTTGTTGGAGGTAACATTGTACCAAGACCAATGATGTACATTGCGCTGACATATGACCACCGGCTTATTGATGGGAGAGAGGCAGTGTTCTTTTTGAGAAGAATTAAAGACGTTGTGGAGGATCCACGTAGGCTGCTGTTGGACGTATGA